The Nicotiana tomentosiformis chromosome 2, ASM39032v3, whole genome shotgun sequence genome includes the window ttcctcgatacaGCATAAGCCCTAATGGCAATGTGTTACGTAAGACTTTTCAAGTTATCAATGAAAGATTATAAATCAATATTgagatgaatcaacaatggatgaatacaagtcacaaagtatgagatgagattaggccgtcatttgTAAGATGAGCAGTAGTGTGGAAGCATTAAAGGGAATAGATTTATACATATTGGATAAGCAAtaaaagtaacctggagtttggtagcagaccccagtaacgataaatcgaagtaagagttatggtatagtatgacctacttagatgcagtaaagttatgcggatagataaccgggtctataaaataagatatagcaatattatAAGTTcaacaaaataccgaccaaataACTTCAGTATaccatagatgcccagagggacatcttgtcaagttctgtatatgttcccaaagtgaggcctagagattgacgCACATATAAGGAAAAGGTCGTACATGCTGCATAACCGAatgtagcaacagttacgagattgaaaggattctgaccacaagtcatagtgtgagaaagagacttaaaggggggaatgccttggcctttggatttattcacagaacagttgcctagatggcaaggagagtaataaagtattcggaagacatatgctatgaaaatgataagtacatcactcaacattcgaggacaaatattttaaagggggggaatgatgttatgccccatattttcgtacgtagaAGTACGCcagaaataaattgatgaaagctcggaaatgagattattttgaggttacaaatattatgctatttcaaacaagtgatgagaatattcatgaaggagagagggtaagcaaatcgaagaaaataaatttcgtcgaagtttgatatattgggataaaatacggcccgagctaaaatatccggtatttatggactagtaccatacaaggtaccatacagctatgatagtaaggtgtataaagtatagtaaaagtgagtagtattttatgtaatttgagataatttttaattatgtggataatcgaataattattaattttagtgaGAGATTAATAATTAGTGAATACTTAATTAGGATCTTGGATTGGATAAGTCTAAGAGgcaaaaacgtggcagcaagtaAGGATTAAATAATGACCAAGCAAGTCTTGAAAGTTAGGTGGAAAAATTTGAGAACTATTTGGCCAAGTAATCCAAAAAAGTAGGGCCCACTCAATTTGACAAAGAAATAACCTCCCTTCAATCATTAAATGGAAACGGGAAGTGCATATGTTTAGCAGCGAATCTTTAATAAGAATTCAACCAAAGTTTATCATCTTAGCAACGTAGTTGCTTCAATATTCCATTCAAAACGggagatttcatagcatcttcaAGCAATTCTTAAAAGATTTTAACCAAacttcttgcaaccaaacaattccaacgagaattgttAAAACCGTAGCAatgtaaaattttgcggttctaaaggagtacggtgcaatatttttcaagaatatcatacggatttttctctactccaggtatgttaaggctattccttttttttttttggcatgatctgtacgatacaaacgaaacgagcaaaatacgcaactttcataaaatgactctattcatagaaatactaggggtgtctatattcttgattctccatgtgaattattattattatatcctctgttcatgggtctcagaaaaatacgtatttgataaagtttgtccgaaaggcatatggattttatgatattcgagaaatcttattaacgtatttcttatgcattttatgcatttatacatgtacattgacctatgaccagaaggcgttatatacgcgtatattatatgtatatgggatatgggaaaaggttacgacgttatatacacaacaccacctgatcaactggtatacgttgataattttgcccacagtggccgagatgatatgatgggatgccctcagaggcctgatgatgttatgaaacatgtacctatgcacgacatgacattcatacgcatatgcatgacactataattatttcatgatttacagagttatccagacttacaggttgagtcatttactctatatttcttccatgtcagttatgtacttatttatgtgccttacatacttggtacattattcgtactgacgtcccttttgcccagggacactgcgtttcatgcccgcaggttcctatagacaggtcgagagtcctccaagtaggccatCAGATCAGCGAaaaatgttggtgcgctccatttgctctggagttgcttgtttggtcagtatgatttagacgtgtattgtttggtatggcggggccctaccccgagaaagcgttcattctctggagttttatctggcagatcaggaacatcttccttgatgaacttctgtagacataacgtagttaagtagaagaacatcttctgctgccagcgcttgaaatcaatcccgaaaaattttccgggtttttctgccggtgccaacgccggtgttcggcttgtcaatgcgtggcagtcaccatcggaacagcttggttttcgctttcagtcgtcattttttctgtaaaagaatgacacaaacaaacgtttaataaacgttttaaaactggagtaaaaatcacgtagattttaatctccaacaaaatgccacgaaggctttactctccaaaacgggaatacacaaaaccacaaaggttttagtttgcagaataataagaataacataaatacagaaataaatattaaattccttaagattgttagttccgccaatattgctgtatttgtaaataataattctgcaaaatataagttatcgtaatgaaacagtaattaattcgagcccactgaattcacagtgtttccttaaggaatttaatcccctcctagtacccaaggtaatggattatttcctcccaggatagaacgaatcacacactggtgtagcggtacttcaaaccccagtgtttcagcgaacacaaagttcggtagcaaatcacacttacagttgctttgtttgaagttaaaataaTGCAGAACGAAGTTGTAGAAACTcaaaaaatcgtatggaaatgctgagaggaaggagtgcaatgtatagccaaatctgttgagcgattttcaATTTGTTggtcttgtgtattgtgtgtctttcttcaacagctgctgcacatatttatagcagtcagctttgaagataaacgaccctccaccctccatggtggagcatgcactagcttgtttgtggagcaagcacttggccatggtgggaagagcattaggcctGCTATtacagctggtggtcaatacacgtaTTGGAACATATCcattacaaatgcggataatcttacgttaatatttactattaacaaataaatttggtccaaaaaattaatcaatcaatcgtttGACCGAAGtcgagccgagcgacgacgacgacggcgcgaggcttgctttcttcttaactctttaagagctacaagaagagcaattatatatatacccatcaaaaatctcttcctcttccaatatgggacaatgtctcattgtcaagaggggaaaacttaaaattttactcaaaaattttattttccctccatttcccattcactctcattttaagactatttcatcttaaaaacaaaaacctcaacaaagACATTGTCTCTACACCGCTAAGTATCAGCTTCGAGCTTAGTTAAACTATCCTCGTGAATCAGCTTGACTATCCTCCTTTACCTATGAAAAGGATAAATACCGTAAATTTTTTTCTTAGAACAAAGTTAGTTTACATACGTTATAAGTATCTATTCATAGGAACAAGAAACTCATATGAATAAACTCCATGACCATAAGCCCTTGGTGTTTTCCGTTTTCCTTCCCTTTATCTTTCACCCCATGCACTGAGAAGCCGTTTGGCTTGGATTTTAGGAGATATAATCTCCACATAAAAATCAACATAAAGTTATACAATGATTAATTGGAATTTAAGGAGTTTTAATCTCCACATAAAAACTAACAATGATCAATACGAATCTATTTTATTTTCCTCATAAATAATATTTGCATAAGCTATGTTGGaatctatatattattttatacggAACAGATTGTAAAATAAGAATGCAATTATTTGTATTACATGGATTAAAATGACAAACATAACCAAAAATAATCTCgtaatatttttaaagaaaacttattttcttttaagaaaacaaatattttaattataaatcgTATATTAGTAATACCTATGTGATATATAAAActaaatattgttttagaaatgaTCACTGCATTACTAATACTCATATTACAATTCATGCCTTGCTAATCTCTCATTATAATCCTAGCTTTATAAATTGCTACTATATTATTAATAATTCTTATATAACTAACTTTTACATAATTAATCATTGCATAACTTTTCTTAATCCAAACGAGCCCTAAACAATTCCTTGCCCCCATGATTGCCTCCATCTATAGTGTGGCATAACACAACGCTGTGGGCTAAAACTAAACAAAGACTAACTATGGGACTGATTTCGACGGAATAGGAAACTACTAAAAACTCGACCCGCAATTCTCAGTATTGACCGATCATTTCCCCCCTTCTTAGCCCTAACTGCTGCATAGTATGTCTTCTCTCTCAACACTAAACAACGGTACAGGAGCGGATTAGTGTATAGGTCTCTCAAGGAATGACAACCATGGGCGAGCAAGACCAGTGCCCTGGCAGTTCTGGTAACGATGGAGACTGTAAAGGCCATGAAAATCCACCtcagaaaacaaagaagaatcaGAAAGGATGCGCAGTAACTGGAATTGATTGGATCAGTCAGTTACCTGACTCTCTAATTGTCCAAATTCTTTCTCTAATGCCCGTAAAAGATGCCTTCAGAACAACTATTCTCTCTAAACGTTGGCAATACCTCTGGACCTCTATCGACAACCTCATCTTTGGCAGCAGGAATATCAATTGTTCTGATAGCTTGGCAGTGAACAAGTTCATTTCCTTCATGGACAATGTACTACCTCTGCTTAACTGCTCTAACATTAAGAAGTTCAGTCTATTTTTAGGATATATCACAGTGGTATGTCTTATAATTCTAAACTTGACGAATGGCTTGAAATTGCTTTGAAGAACAAAGTGGAGGATATTGACCTGGATATTTGGTATTATGATCAAGAATCCTATATCTTGCCGCAAGTTCTCTGCAGCAGCTCATCAGTTCTAAAACTAAGTTGCACGTGTTGCAGAATATCAGAAGATTGTACACTAAATTGGACATCCCTAAAGAGTTTAACGCTAACACATTTGTTTCTCCGGGATGAACATATTGAACAAATAATATCAAGTTGCCCCCAGCTGGAAGCTTTGGAGCTACAAGAATTTTGTGGTTTTCATCGTTTGCATATAACTTCTCCTAAGTGTAGGAGACTGCAGTTGATCAATCACGGACATCCTAAGGGAGATTGGGATTCATCTGGAGGTGATTGTTTCTTAGAAGTTGTTGCTCCATATGTTCGACATTTGAAGATTTTTGGGGGATTTCACCTATATGGAAATTAGGCTGGGGGACCTGTCATCTTTGATCCATGCCAATCTTACTTTCTACTTCTACGATAGCTTTAGATTGGATGAACTAATTGACAAAACCATAGTGAAAGATCACTTGGTAAGCTTACGTTGTGCTAATGAGCTAATCGTCCCATCCTGGTATATCGAGGTCAGTTTACTGTCCGAATGTGGCCAGCTGTTTCTAGCTATATTAATATGGATGACCTATTGAGTTTCCCTATTTTGCATGTCAAGTCAGAGCTGTTAGAGGTtttttatttaagatgaaatagtcttaaaatgatggtgaatgggaaatggagggaaaatgaaatttttgagtaaaattttaagtttcttcctcttgacaatgagacattgtcccatattggaagaggaaaagatttttggtgggtatatatataattgctcttcttgtagctcttaaagagttaagaagaaagcaagcctcacgccgccgccgtcgtcgctcgctcggctcggcttcggcttcggcttcggattcaaattaacgtaagattatccgcatttgtaacggatatgttccaatccgtgtattgaccaccagctgcaatagcaaccgcctaatgctcttcccaccatggccaagtgcttgctccacaaacaagctagtgcatgctccacatatatttgtgacatgaagtcaataccatctcgcggtggaaagaagtatttcataacttttattgacgatggtactcgatattgctatgtttacttactgaatagtaaagatgaagcaatagacgcattcaagcaatacaaaaatgaagttgaaacgcaacataacaagaaagaaaaaatgataagaagtgataggggtggtaaatatgaatctccttttgaagaaatatgtttagaatatggaattatttatCAAACAACaaccccttacacgccccaatctaatgggattgcggaaagaaagaatcgcacattaaaggagatgatgaacgcgttgttgataagttctggtttgccacagaacttgtggggggaagccattcttacggctaatcgaatattaaatcgagtgccccatagcaaaacacaatccattccatatgaaaaatggaaaggaaggaagcccaacttgaattattttaaagtgtgggggtgtttggcaaaagtgcaagttcctaaacccaaaagggtaaagataggaccgaaaaccgttgattgtgttttcataggatatgcgacaaatagtaaagcatatcgatttctggttcataaatcagaaaatcctgacattcataataatacggttatagaatcagataatgctgagttctttgaaaatatatatccgtataaaaaggaatgtgagtcgtttggtgaaggatctaaacgacctcgggaagaaacaaaagaaagtatatgtaatcaggaggatccaagacgtagtaaacgtcaaagaacgtctacttcatttggaccagattttgtgactttcttattggagaatgagcctcaaacatttaaagaagctatgacttcttctgAATCATTGTTttagaaagaggcagtcaataataaaatagaatccatattgaacaaccatacatgagaattggttgatcttcctcctggaaataaacctttgggttctaaatagatttttaagagaaaaatcaaagatgatggcactattgataaattcaaggcaaggctcgtagtcaaagggtatagacaacgagaaggtctagactactttgatacatactctccagttacaagaattacgtccatacggatgttagtagcattagctgcagtgtatggtcttgaaattcatcaaatggatgttaagacggccttcttaaatggagagttggaggaagaaatttacatggaacaacctgaagggtttgtggttccaggtaaagaaaagaaggtatgtagacttgttaagtctctttacggactaaaacaagcacccaaacaatggcatgcgaaatttgaccaaacaatgttgtcaaatggttttaagataaatgaatgtgataaatgtgtgtacattaaaaatgttccaaatcacatagtcattgtttgcctatatgtggatgatatgctgataatgagtaatgacattgccaacataaatgctactaagcgtatgctcaatagcaagtttgatatgaaagacttgggagttgctgatttaattctgggaattaagatccataagactcctcaaggtttggcattgtcacaatctcattatattaagacagtacttgaaaaattcaagcacttgggctttaaagttgcaaagactccaattgacgtaaatcttgcattagcaaagaataaaggccaaagcatatcacaattggattatgctcgtgtgttgggatgcttaatgtatatcatgaattgtacacgaccagatatagcttgtgctataagtaaactgagtcgatatacgagcaatccaggccaatttcattggatggcaatgaaacgagttttgggatatttagaacatacccagaactttgacttgcactacagtaaattccctgcggtgattgagggatactatgatgcaaattggatcaccggttcaactgattctaagtccacgagtggatatgtattcactattggtggaggagcggtatcttggaagtcgtccaaacaaacatgtattgcccgctctacaatggaggctgaattcatagccttagataaagccggtgaagaagctgaatggctccggaatttcttggaagacattccattttggcccaaaccgttggcaccaatatgcatacattgtgatagtcaagcggcaattggaagggctgggagtgttatgtataacggtaaatctcgtcatatacgatgaagagataaaaccgttaggcaattactctctagaggaatcatcacgattgactatgtaaagtcaagtgataatgtgtcggatccacttacaaaaggcctaactagagaggtagttgagaaatcatcaaagggaatggggctatggccgagaacaagtcattgtggcggtaactctacctagaagactggagatcccaagatctaggttcaaggagatcaaacaaagtcattaatgacggttcaacattgtcaaataaaattttagtctgttctcgtgatgagacaatgttcagtaccaaggataaagcattaaggctttttaatgatttctaaatttgatacggggtatatcaaatagtgtatctacaggatgacacgtttgagaatcacctatgtaagtgtgaagtgttagccgcttcaaggagaactttgtaaggccagttctctacgcacttatgaaaccaggcggtattcatggctgaaacgaacacaacaatgagaaccaaagacgattaagggttgattgtatgacttatggttgtctatgtatacacc containing:
- the LOC104094994 gene encoding F-box/LRR-repeat protein At5g02910-like encodes the protein MGEQDQCPGSSGNDGDCKGHENPPQKTKKNQKGCAVTGIDWISQLPDSLIVQILSLMPVKDAFRTTILSKRWQYLWTSIDNLIFGSRNINCSDSLAVNKIYHSGMSYNSKLDEWLEIALKNKVEDIDLDIWYYDQESYILPQVLCSSSSVLKLSCTCCRISEDCTLNWTSLKSLTLTHLFLRDEHIEQIISSCPQLEALELQEFCGFHRLHITSPKCRRLQLINHGHPKGDWDSSGGDCFLEVVAPYVRHLKIFGGFHLYGN